In one window of Mauremys reevesii isolate NIE-2019 linkage group 22, ASM1616193v1, whole genome shotgun sequence DNA:
- the LOC120388866 gene encoding uncharacterized protein LOC120388866: protein METMVSRRMLRAELLLLPLLLCFGPETVGSINPAALRETVDHADKDGLAVQYAFAISLEKASCENPSGLEQVLRRNKLWDMQAAINPEGVLYDPDEGPIVAARMQRLGRAGEHAEWRLLQGDRNSPVQKLLARTYNERSCLIFFTVRSPCAGTCLLVKRPHNILRMVSDTFRPINHNYQAFIFRQIYRQDRDLDPQSLLEAWHQLPNVPLLRCDTNGCRDCRGNDPSPDPSACLDEIRAMRQPLHPPGKEQEEEQGAEGRAEDVGEIRGHLGRIGEMIHLLVNKAGIR from the exons ATGGAAACCATG GTGTCGAGACGGATGCTCAGGGCTGAACTCCTGTTGCTGCCACTTCTCCTCTGCTTCGGGCCAGAGACTGTCGGGAGCATCAACCCGGCCGCACTCAGAGAAACTGTGGATCATGCAGATAA GGATGGGTTGGCTGTTCAATACGCCTTCGCCATCAGCCTGGAGAAAGCCAGTTGTGAGAACCCATCTGGTCTGGAACAGGTGCTGCGCAGGAACAAGCTGTGGGACATGCAGGCGGCCATTAACCCAGAGGGTGTCCTGTACGACCCAGACGAAGGGCCCATTGTGGCTGCCCGGATGCAGCGCCTGGGCAGGGCGGGGGAACACGCCGAGTGGCGCCTGCTTCAGGGCGACCGGAACAGCCCCGTGCAGAAGCTCCTGGCCCGGACCTACAACGAGAGAAGCTGCCTGATCTTCTTCACCGTCCGCTCGCCCTGTGCGGGGACGTGCCTGCTGGTGAAGAGGCCCCACAACATCCTACGGATGGTGAGCGACACCTTCCGCCCCATCAACCACAACTACCAGGCCTTCATCTTCCGGCAGATCTACCGTCAGGACCGGGACCTGGATCCTCAAAGCCTGCTGGAGGCCTGGCACCAGCTGCCCAATGTGCCCCTGCTGCGCTGTGACACCAACGGCTGCAGGGACTGCAGAGGGAAcgaccccagccccgaccccagcGCCTGCCTGGACGAGATTCGAGCCATGAGGCAGCCGCTGCACCCACCTGgcaaggagcaggaggaagagcagggggcagaggggagagcagaggaTGTAGGGGAGATCAGGGGGCACCTTGGGAGGATTGGGGAGATG ATTCATCTGCTTGTAAACAAGGCCGGGATCCGCTGA